A stretch of the Macaca mulatta isolate MMU2019108-1 chromosome 14, T2T-MMU8v2.0, whole genome shotgun sequence genome encodes the following:
- the TIGD3 gene encoding tigger transposable element-derived protein 3 — MELSSKKKLHALSLAEKIQVLELLDESKMSQSEVARRFQVSQPQISRICKNKEKLLADWCSGTANRERKRKRESKYSGIDEALLCWYHIARAKAWDVTGPMLLHKAKELADIMGQDFVPSIGWLVRWKRRNNVGFGARHVLAPSFPPEPPPPGLTSQAQLPLSLKDFSPEDVFGCAELPLLYRAVPGNLGACDQVQVLLCANSRGTEKRRVLLGGLQAAPRCFFGVRSEALPASYHPDLGVPWLEWLAQFDRDMGQQGRQVALLLAARVVEGLAGLPGLYHVKLLPLAASSTTPPLPSSVVRAFKAHYRHRLLSKLAAIQSDRDGTSLAEAAAGITVLDALHVASAAWAKVPPQLIFSSFVQEGLAPGKTPPSSHKASEMPPVPGGLSLEEFSRFVDLEGEEPGPGVCKEETGTEDEERDREGAFEPPPTKADALRALGTLRRWFECNSTSPELFEKFYDCEEEVERLCCL, encoded by the coding sequence ATGGAGCTGAGCAGCAAGAAGAAGCTTCACGCCCTGTCCCTGGCCGAGAAGATCCAGGTGCTGGAACTTCTGGATGAGTCCAAGATGTCCCAGTCGGAGGTGGCCCGGCGCTTCCAGGTTTCCCAGCCCCAGATCTCGCGCATCTGCAAGAATAAGGAGAAGCTGCTGGCGGACTGGTGCAGCGGCACAGCCAACCGAGAGCGCAAGCGCAAGCGGGAGTCCAAGTACAGCGGGATCGACGAGGCTCTGCTCTGCTGGTACCACATTGCCCGGGCCAAGGCCTGGGACGTGACGGGGCCCATGCTGCTCCACAAAGCCAAGGAGCTGGCCGATATCATGGGCCAGGACTTCGTGCCCAGCATCGGCTGGCTGGTCCGCTGGAAACGCCGAAACAACGTCGGCTTTGGGGCCCGCCATGTTCTTGCTCCTTCATTCCCCCCTGAGCCACCTCCCCCAGGCCTCACATCCCAGGCTCAGCTGCCTCTTTCCCTAAAAGACTTCTCTCCAGAGGACGTGTTTGGCTGTGCTGAATTGCCCTTACTGTATCGGGCAGTGCCTGGCAATTTGGGTGCATGTGATCAAGTACAGGTGCTGCTGTGTGCCAACAGCAGGGGCACTGAGAAGCGGCGAGTATTGCTGGGGGGGCTCCAGGCTGCCCCGAGATGCTTCTTTGGGGTCCGCAGTGAGGCTCTGCCTGCCTCCTACCACCCTGACCTGGGCGTCCCCTGGTTAGAGTGGTTGGCACAGTTTGACCGGGACATGGGACAGCAGGGCCGACAGGTGGCTTTGCTGCTGGCTGCCCGAGTGGTGGAGGGACTGGCAGGCCTGCCTGGGCTCTACCACGTGAAGCTCTTGCCTCTGGCCGCCTCTAGCACCACGCCTCCCCTGCCCAGCTCAGTGGTCCGGGCCTTTAAGGCCCATTACCGACACCGGCTGTTGAGCAAACTGGCTGCCATCCAAAGCGACAGGGATGGCACCTCGCTGGCTGAGGCCGCGGCGGGCATCACCGTGCTGGACGCCTTGCACGTGGCGTCTGCCGCCTGGGCCAAGGTGCCGCCTCAGCTCATTTTCAGCAGCTTCGTTCAGGAAGGGCTGGCTCCCGGCAAAACGCCCCCGTCCTCGCACAAAGCCTCTGAGATGCCACCAGTTCCCGGCGGGCTGAGCCTAGAGGAGTTTTCCCGCTTTGTGGACCTGGAGGGTgaggagccagggcctggagtgTGTAAAGAGGAGACAGGCACCGAAGACgaggagagggacagagagggtGCCTTTGAGCCCCCGCCCACGAAAGCTGATGCCCTCCGGGCCCTGGGCACCTTGAGGAGGTGGTTTGAGTGCAACAGCACTTCTCCTGAGCTGTTTGAAAAATTCTACGACTGTGAGGAGGAGGTGGAGCGGCTTTGCTGCCTATGA